TTGAGATTAAAGATTTGCTTGACCGGATAAGGGAGGAGATAAAAGCAGGCAATTTCAATACAGGAGAAATGGAGAGCATTTTAGATAGTATCTTAAGAAGCCATAATGACAAGGAAGAGAATTTGCTTTACCCTTGGATTGACCAGTCAATTAAAGAGGAGGAGAGAAAGGCGATTTTTAATAAGATAAAAGAGATCACCCCGCCTAATACTTGCGGTTGTTCGCATTAGAGATTCGGCTCTTTAGTTATACACATAATTATATTTATTTTTGGATTTAAAAAAGTTATTATAGAAATATAATGAAAAAAGCTATAATTCTTTCCACCGTATCTTTCTTGGTATCTTTCGGGGCATTTATTTATATTTTGAAAAGAGTAGCTACTCCGGATTTATTTGTTCATAATCATTTATTGCATGGCGCGGTGATGATTGCTGTATGCCTCGTCTCATTTTTTGCGGCATATCGCGCTTATGTTTCTTATTCATATTCTAAAAACGTTTATGAATTGTTTTTAGCGCTAGCTTTTTATATATTCGGCTTCATTTTCCTCGCTCACGGAGTTTTTGTGCCAGGTTTTTTATTTTTTGATGAGATGCTCTTTGATATATTTGAGCATACCGGATTGTTTCTTGGCTCCATTCTGTTTTTAGGGTTAGGCTTATCTCTATCTAAATGGAGAGAAGATATCTATAATAAAAGATCAAAAATTATTGCAGGTTTTATTGCCGCGACTGTCGCTTATCCTATTTTTATATTAGGGACACCGCCTATAGCTGAATATATAGGTTCCAAACTTGATATAATCACCGGTCTGACGGCAATCTCGTTCTTAATAAGCGCCCTTATATTATTGGTAAGGTACAAGGATGCCATAACTAACCTGATTTTATGCCTTATTGTAAGTTTTTCTATCTTGATAAATATCGGAATCATTCCTTTCTTTTATGAAGAATGGAATATCGTGTGGTGGTATTTTCATATATTAACATTAGTCGCTTTCTTGATTATTTTAACGGGCCTTCTCCGTACTGATAAATATAGGATAACTAATAATGGTTGATAGATTATATTATAATTATTTATAATTTTCATTTATCTCCATCTCTATAAGATTTCTCGGCCTGCCATATTTAAGACTTGAGAATTCTTTTATTTTTTCCGGCAATTGATAATCTCCATTCTTAAATGCAAATGTTTTTAAGTTGAATGGCTTGGCTGGTTGTCCGTTTACAAGCAGTTTTACATACGCATTGTAATTATCAATGTTTATAAGATCGCGTGCAGAGAAAGTCGGCTCAAATTGCGTTTTGAGGAATTCCGCGTCTTCGGCACCCACTCGGAAAGAGGCGATAGAGCCGACATTGCCGAATATCGCTTTCCTGATATTTTCCTCAATCTGTCCTATGAATTGGTTGGCGACGATAAGGTCAAGATGATATTTTCTGGCCTCTGACAATATGGTTGATATTGAATCTGTAGTGACATTTTGGAATTCGTCTATGTATAGGTAGAAGTCCTTACGTTCTCTCTCCGGCATATTTACTCGAGAGAGGGAAGCCATCAAGATTTTGCCGACAATTATAAGCCCTAGAAGATTTGAATTTAGATCGCCAAGCCGTCCTTTGGATAGGTTAATGAGGAGTATTTTTTGGTCGTCCATTATTCTTCTGAAGTTGAAAGAAGAATTTTTCTGGACTAATATCGGCCTCATAACATCGTTTGATATGAATGTGTCAAACTTGCTTGTGATATAAGGAACAATATTTGAAAGAGAGGCTTCACCGCCGGCTTTCTCCGCCACATCGCGCCAAAATGATTTTACCACAGGGTTAAGGCAGGCGGCGATTTTTCTGTCACGGAAATCTTTGTCTGATAAGACTCTGGATATATCAATAAGAGTTGCCGTTGACTTGGGGTCGTCTATTGCAAGCATTGTCGCGTTCCTGAAGTATTGTTCAAACATCGGTCCTCCGGCGACTTTCATATCAAACAGCTTATTGAATATCCCCAATAGTTCGTTTACCACGAAAGTTTTCTGGTCCGGATAGAGAGGGTCATACTCAAGCATGTTGAGACCCATCGGCATCGCAGTATTTGCCGGGTCAAAGTAGATTACATCTTCAATTCTTTCTTTCGGTATTATACTTAAAATATCTTCTATATCTGAGCCATGCGGGTCTATATAACAGACGCCTCTTCCTTCTTTAATATCTTGCGCAATCATATTTTTCATTAGACTTGTCTTTCCGGTGCCAGTTTGTCCTATAATGTATAAATGCCTCCGTCTGTCATCTTCCCCAATATAGACAAGGTTTTTGTCCCCGTGGAAATTGTTCTCACCAACCACAACTCCATCTTCCGGCATATTTTGAGGCGCAGGCGCTTCGTTTAGCCTGGCTTGCTTTAAGTGCGGAGAAGAAGTTATCCCGACTGGGAAATGGAAAATGCTGGTTAACTCAGCCGTATTTAAAGGGATAATCATTTTTTTATTAAAAAGACGAAAAGAGAATTCCAAAAATAAGTTTCTTAAGGCTTTACCTTTTAATCTCTTGAATTTTAGACTATTTCCGTGAGGAGCGCTAAATTGCAGAAACGCGCTTTCTATTTCATTTAAAATTGATTCGGCTTTGCCTTTGTCGCGCGAAGAGGCGATGAGGCGTATATTTGATGATAATATATGGCGTGACGCTTTCTCTTCAAGGAGTTTTTTTATTTCTTCGTCTGCGGTTATCGGGTCTTTATTCTCGTCTTTTTTCTTAGGAGTATTCCCTAAAATTATTTCATCAATAAGGCTGAAGACGGCGTCAAGCCACCCTTCTTTAGACATAGCTTTGCTTAGAGTTTCTCCTTTTCTGACTTTATCAAGAGTTGATTTTACTTTTTTAAGAAGAAAAGTGTTTGGCGCGGGTGAAACTACGAGTTGAAGCGCGGCTCCTTCTCCTTCTTTTTTCAATTTTGAAAAAGTGTTGATGATTGTAGAGAGCGGATCGGCATTAAACTTATCATATGTTTTTATCGGCAGAACATCATAAGTTGAAAGAGAACCGATCGCGCCGGCATTTTCTCCTTCATATCTGAATATATTATAATCATCTTTAACCTCTCTTAATTTCGCGCTTGGAAAAAGCGCGTGAAGGTGTTTTTCAAAAATTTGTATTTTGGCTCTTGGCACGGCGGAGAAGAATGAAACTTCTGTCCCGTTTGCTGGTAGTCCGATCTCTAAAACAAAATACGGGTTATCTTCAAACCATGATCCTTTCATATCTTTTATCGCAATCATGCCTGAATAGAATTCCTCCATTACGGAGATGATGTCTTTGAATGTTTTTGTCTGGTCTTTTTCTGCTTCTTGGTGGGGGAGTGTGATCTCCACCAGAGCCATATTCAGAGACCATATCAGGCGGTGCTTGAAACTTGAACGATGAAGAAAGAATAAAATCAACCAATATATTAATACTAAAAGTATTCCCAATATTAAGGCAATAAGCACAATGTCGTATGGAATGGAAGATGAATTAAATGGTAAATTTTTTATCATTTATGATTAATTGGCATTTTCTGATATTTTTCTGGCAAGCGCTCTTTCAAAATCATCTAATAAATGAGCATTGCCTGTTTTTGATATTAGATTAACGGCATTGATGATGCCTTTTTCTTTAGCAAGATTTAATAATTCAATTATTTGCCGGTCATGCTCTTCGGCCGGCAAATCAAAAATTGATGCATTATGTTTTCCCAGCTCTTCGGTATTTGGAACATACTTATATTCTTCATGAAGCGTCTCTTTAGGCGCTTTTTTTGTGTGTTCTTTTACCGCTTCAATAACAGCCTCTTTGTTTCCTTCGGGAGAGACTGTTTTTAGCTCTTCAATCCGCTTTTTTAATGACTCAATCTCTTCTTCGGGCGATCTAAATTGTTTTGATTGTTCCGGTGTATTTAACATTGATTAAATTATAGCACTTTAAGACAGTAAAATGAAAGGGTTTTTCCACTGATTTTTAAAGAGCCAGTGGACAAGTTTATTTTTTTGTTTTTTAAGTTGCTTTTTTAGCGTTCTCCACTTCCTTTGGCTCGCAATGTTTTGTTATAATGCCAATACAAATTATAAATATTAATTCTCCCCTTATTTTTCTTTTTTAATTTTTAATTAGAGATGAAAAATAAGGGGAAGCACTAAAAAATATGGTTAAAGGAGTTGAGGCCACAAAAAACGTTTCCAAACTTATAAAAAGCATAAAGAAACGCGACGGGAAGATTGTCCCTTTTGATATTAACAGGATTTCAAGTGCCGTGGGCAAAGCGATGAAATCTACCGGTGAGGGAGGAGAGTTTGACGCTCATAGAATAGCTGAAAAGGTAGTTCTTTATCTATATAAAACCAATATTAAGAATAAGTATTTCATCCCTACTGTGGAGGAAGTCCAAGATACTGTGGAAAGGGAGCTTATCTGGGAAGATTTTGCCGATACTGCCAAGGCTTATATTATTTATCGCGACAGGAGGGCGCAAGTGCGCGCGCAAGAATCGCAGGTTCCTGAAAATGTGAAGAAGCTTACGGAAGAAAGCAGTAAATATTTTAAAAATCAATTGGCGGAATTTATTTTCTATAGAACTTATGCCAGATGGGTTGAAAGTGAAGGAAGAAGAGAGACGTGGATTGAAACTGTTGACCGCTATATTGATTTTATGAAAGAGAATTTAAAAGGCAAACTTAGCGATGTTGAATATAAAGAAGTGAGAGAAGCGATATTAAGGCAAGATGCGATGCCATCTATGAGGCTGTTTCAATTTGCCGGCAAGCCGGCGCGTGAGACGAACGTTTGCGCTTACAACTGTTCATTTATCGCTCCTTCAAGATTGCAGGACTTCGGAGAGATTATGTATATTTTAATGTGTGGAACAGGTCTTGGTTTTTCTGTTGAGAGCAGGAATGTTCAAGCATTACCGCAGATAAAAGAACAAAGCGGTAAGAAACTTCCGGTATATGTTATTGCTGATAGTAAAGAAGGCTGGGCTGATGCTATTGTTCATGGGATGAAAACTTGGTTTGATGGGAATGATGTTGAGTTTGATTATTCAAAGTTGCGGCCAGCCGGAGCAAGGCTTAAGACTTTTGGAGGAAGATCATCCGGTCCTGATCCATTAAGACAGGTGCTTGAGTTTACCCGCGAGAAGATATTGAAGAAACAGGGCAGGAGGCTCTTAAATATAGATGTGCATGATATTGTATGCAAAATAGGCGAAGTGGTTGTTTCGGGCGGAGTGAGAAGAAGCGCCTTGATATCACTCTCAGACCTTGATGATGTGGAAATGCGAGACGCAAAGAAAGGACAGTTTTATCTGGCAGAACCACATAGAATGCTTGCGAATAATTCCGCTGTTTATTTAGAAAAGCCAAGCAATGAAGAGTTTATGGATGAATGGGTGGCTCTTATGAAGAGTCGTTCCGGCGAAAGGGGCATATTCAATAGAGGGGGGTTATTAAAAACTATTCCGGAAAGACGTATTAAGGTTTTAGGAGGACATATTAATGACTTGGGGGTTAATCCTTGCGGAGAGATAATTCTTCAACCAAGGCAATTTTGCAACCTTTCTGAAATAGTGGCGCGCGCCATAGATGATGAGAAAAGTCTTTTAAAGAAGATGAAGATCGCGGTTATTTTAGGGACTTATCAGTCTACTCTCACAAATTTTAAATATCTTTCTAAAGAATGGAAAGAAAATTGCGAGAAAGAACGGTTGCTTGGCATTTCTATTACCGGCCAGTGGGATTGCCCGGCTGTCCGTGACGGAAAAGTGTTAGAAAAGCTTAAAAATGAAGCGGTCAGATTAAATAAAATATATGCCAAAAAGTTTGGCGTGAATCAATCCACTTCCATTACTTGCATTAAACCGTCAGGCACACTTTCTCAGCTTGTGGATTCTTCATCAGGAATGCATCCAAGGCACGCAAAGTATTATATAAGGCGTGTAAGGATTTCAGCTACAGATCCTTTATTTAAAATGATGAAAGATCAGAAGTTCCCATATAAGCCGGAAGTCGGCCAGAATATGGACGAAGCTCATACTTTCGTTTTAGAGTTTCCTGTTAAGGCGCCATCAGGGTCTATTTTTAAAGATGATATGAATGCGATAGAGCAATTGGAACACTGGAAGATGGTGAAGAATTATTATACAGAGCATAATCCTTCAGTGACTATCTCTGTGGGGGAGAATGAATGGCTTGGAGTCTCTAACTGGCTTTATGAGAATTGGGATCTTGTAGGTGGTTTATCGTTCCTGCCGAGGGAAGATCATGTCTACTTACTCGCTCCTTATGAAGCTATTAGTAAAGAAAGATATGAAGAGATGGTAAATAAGCTAGGGAAGATTGATTTTTCAAGAATCGTGTTGCATGAGGCGCAGGATAACACTGAAGTAAAAAAAGAGCTTGCATGCGCCGCAGGTACTTGCGAGATATAGGACTTACCCCGTCGCTCCTGCCTACCGGCAGGCAGGCGCGAGCGACGGGGTTGCATATTTGCTAATATAGTGGTATAATTTAATATAGTTTACGTTGGGTAATCGCTCTGTTTTTAAAAAACAGGGAGGAAAGTCCGAACACCCTCCAATCCGCTCCGCCAGCTGGCGGACGGATTGAGAGAAGTAAGCAGAGGGTAATACCCTCCGCTCCAGCAGTGATGTTGGGGTAGGGAAATCCCGATTTTGATTTATCAAAATCGAGGACACTCGACCAGTAAGGTCGGTGGTGCCACAGAGACAATACTAGTCCGCCTCGGCGGACAAAAGGTGAAAAGACTGAAGGTGTTCCGCCGGTTAGCGGATGCTACCTCAGTGTTATAATCGGCAACGATTATAAGTGGTAAACCCTGTTTGGTGCAAGGCCGTGTTGCCAGCGCTTCGCATTGGAAATCCGAAACTCGAATATCGAAATTCGAAACAAATACTAAAATTCAAAATTGTTTCGTGCTTCGGATTTATGATTTCGTGCTTCCAATGCGTAGCGTTGGCAGAGTGCCGCTTGATTCCGCTTGGCAACTGGCGGAACAGATAAATGATTATCGCTGTTTTTACTCTCGGGTAAATTCAGTACAGAATTCGGCTTATAGACGTAAACATGAATAAATGAAAAATCCATCTTAACGGGTGGATTTTTCATTTATTCATCAATAATGAGTCTTTTGTTTGTTGATATTTTGAAATTATTTTTCTTTATAAAGGATTCTATTTCAGGGATTCTATAAATGCGATAATTATTTTTTGAGTCTCTTTTTGCTTCGAATTTTCCGATTTCGTCCCATATTCTTAAAGTCTGTGGAGATACTCCTAAAAGAAGCGAGGCCTCTTTGATTGTAAGATACTTTATCCCCATGCGTCTTTTCATATATTATATCGTATAATACTTTAATCGGTTTTTGAAGTGTTTTTGTTAAAATGGTAAAAAGAATATTGGATTTTGTGTATAAGGGTTTTGACGGCTTACATGAAGCGGCGCTTCTTCTGGCATTATCCGCTTTGGGTTCTCAGATTTTGGCGCTGTTTCGCGACAGGCTTCTTGCCGGTAAGTTTGGCGCAGGGTTAGAGCTTGATATATATTATGCATCTTTTAGGATTCCGGATTTGGTATATGTTTTTGCCGTCTCTTTAATTGTCTCAGTTTCTGTATTGATACCGGTCTTTTTAGGTAAACTTTCTGATGAGAAGAAAACAAAAAATGAAAGAAAAGAGGAAGCTTCTCGGTTTATAAATTCAGTTTTTAGTATTTTTATGATACTAATACTTTCTTTGGCAGTAATTTTATTCTTTTTTGTTCCTTATCTGGTGAAATTTATCGCCCCTGGTTTTGGCGAAAATGAAGCGAAAGAAATTATCGCCCTGACGAGGATCCTTCTTCTTTCTCCTGTTTTTTTGGGGCTTTCGGGAATACTCTCAAGTATTACTCAATCTTTCAATAAATTTTTTATTTATGCTCTTGCGCCGATATTTTATAATTTGGGGATAATATTTGGGATTATTTTCTTGTATCCTGTTTTTGGGTTAAACGGACTCGCCACGGGGGTATTATTTGGCGCTTTTCTCCATTTTGCAATTCAGATTCCTGTCGTATATAAACTTGGTTTCTTGCCGAGGTTTGAGATAGTAAGAAACCTTTCTGACATAAAGAAAGTTTTTCTGCTCTCTCTTCCGCGTGCTTTCGGTCTCTCGGTTACTCAGTTTGTGATTACCATATTCGTGGCTTTGGCTTCTAAGATAAGTATCGGCAGTATTACTGTTTTTACTTTTGCTTTCAATCTTCAGTCTGTATCTCTTGCTGTGATAGGGGCGAGTTATTCAGTAGCCGCTTTTCCGACTTTAGCGCGCTTTTTTACAGAGAACAGAAGAGAAGAATTTTTGAATCACATATTGATAGCCGGAAGACATATCATCTTTTGGTCTGTGCCTTTGGCAGGGCTTTTCATCGTGCTTAGGGCTCAGATTGTCAGGGTAATATTGGGGACAGGCGCTTTTGACTGGGCTGACACGAGGCTTGTGGCAGCGGCTTTAGCTGTATTTATTTTTTCGCTTGTCTCTCAGAGTCTAGTACTTTTATTTGTTCGCGGTTATTATGCTTCAGGCGAAACGAAGAAGCCGATAATTATCAATATTGTTTCCTCAGTTATTATAATTATTTCAGCTTTTCTCTTTATAAGGTTATTTAATTCTTTTCCTTTCATTCGTATTTTCTTTGAAGACCTTTTAAGGATCAATGGCGTTGATGGTTCAACAGTGATAGCTTTGCCGATTGCTTATTCATTCGGAGTGCTTTTAAACGGTATTATATTATGGAGAATTTTTGAAAAAGATTTTGGCAGGTTATCCGGCTTACGCAGGGTGAGTGCCCAATCGGTTGCTTCAACTGTTGTTATTGGCGTAGTAGCTTATGTATCTCTTTCTGTATTTAATAATATTTTTGATATAAATACTTTTATAGGGATATTTTTTCAAGGATTATTGTCAGGGATGATAGGTATTGTGGCTGGAGTCAGCGTGTTGCTTATTCTTAAAAATAGGGAATTGGAAGAAATCATCAAGTCTTTTCGCCATAAATTTTGGCGAACCAAGCCTATTGCTCCACAGCCTGAGGAGTTGTAAAAATATTTAAATAGTAAGATAATGGATAATTATAGATGTTAACTAATAAAAAATATGCTATCAAACATACCTATAAATTTAGATGAAGTTAAAAAAGAGGATATAGATAAAGAGATACTTAGAGTGGCGATAATTGCCGAGCTTGATGCTGTTAGTTTATATGAACAGCTTGCCGCCAATACTCAAAGTGAAGATATTAAGAAAGTCCTGCTTGACGTGGCAAAAGAAGAGAAGACACATGTAGGCGAATTTCAAACATTGCTTTTAGGTATTGATAAAGAGCAAGAAAGAGAGCTTGAAGAAGGCAGGAAAGAGGTTGAAGAAGAATTAAAATAATTAAAGATAATAGCCCTGCTTTATAAATATTAACTGTCAAAATTATGGAGAATCTAATTAATAAAAAAGTAACTGATATGGAGTTTGAAGTGTATCAAAATGAAGACACAAAGAAGGTAAGATTAGCGGATTATAAAGGCAAGTGGGTGGCGCTGGTCTTTTATCCTGCGGATTTTACTTTTGTATGTCCGACAGAGCTTGAAGAGCTCGCCAATAGTTATGATCTTTTTAAGAAAGAAGGCGCGGAGATTATTTCGGTAAGCACTGATACGGTTTTTGTTCACAAGGCGTGGCATGACAATTCACCGGCTATTAAAAAGATTAAATACCCTATGGCGGCTGATCCTACAGGTAATCTCTCTAGGGAGTTTGGTGCATATATAGAAGAGGAGGGGCTTGCTCTAAGAGGAAGTTTCCTTATCAATCCAGAGGGCATAGTGAAGGCTTATGAGATTCATGACAACAGTGTCGGTAGGAGTGCTAGAGAGCTTCTGCGCAAGCTTCAGGCGGCAAAGTTTGTAGCAGAGCACTCTGGAAATGTGTGTCCGGCAAGTTGGGAACCGGGCAAGGATACTCTAAAGCCGGGAATGGACTTGGTGGGGAAGATATAAGCGATAACATAAAAATAATTTTAGAAATTGACTTCTTCCAGAACGGTCTCCGCCAGCTGGCGGAAGGGAAATTCTTCAGAAGTCAAATTTCTAAAATTATTTTTGACTTAATTATGAAATACGAAACAAAAAATTTTGAAGCACTTATCGGAACAGAGGGTTTCAGTGATACTCTTTTGAAAAATCATTTTACTCTTTACGAAGGATATGTGGCCAATTTTAATAAATTGAATGATATTCTTATTGCTATGGAAAAGGAAGATAAATTCGGCTCGCCGGAATTTGCGGAATTAAACAGAAGATTTGGGTGGGAATTTAACGGTATGAGACTTCACGAACTTTACTTTGGTAATATTTCAAAAGTGGGCAAAGAAATAAATAAAAATGCAGATCTCTATAAGAAAATTGAAGAAGAGTGGGGTTCTTATGATATGTGGGAGAAAGATTTTCGTTCAATGGGCGCGATGAGGGGGATCGGCTGGGTAATCTTGTACTATGATAAAGAGAGCGGAAGATTGTTTAATGTCTGGGTAAACGAACATGATGTTGGACACTTGTCTGGCGCTACGCCTCTTCTTGTGATGGATGTATTTGAACATGCTTTTCTCACGGACTATGGTTTAAAGCGGGCAGATTATATCGCGAACTTTATGAAGGTGATAGATTGGAATACTGTTGAATCAAGATTGCGATAAATACTAACCTTAAATGTCAATCCGCCACGGCGGATTGACATTTTTTGTTTTCTGGAAATTGAACTGTTTTTGATGTAGGATATAGTAGATGGAGACTAAAAATATAAGAAATTTCAGCATTATCGCTCACATTGACCATGGCAAATCAACTCTTGCCGATCGTTTGATAGACAAAACTAACGCTGTTGAAAAAAGGAAAATGAGAGAGCAGGTGCTTGATGTGATGGAGCTTGAGCGCGAGCGCGGTATCACTATAAAAATGCAACCCGTGAGGATGAGCTATAAGTTGCAGGATACAAACTATCAGCTAAATTTGATAGACACTCCCGGGCATATAGATTTCTCTTATGAGGTATCAAGGGCTCTAAAGGCTGTTGAGGGAACGATACTTCTTGTCGATGCTACTCAAGGAGTGCAAGCTCAGACTTTTTCCACTCTTGAGATGGCAGAGAAAAGCGGACTCGTCATTATCCCTGTTTTAAATAAGATAGATATGCCAGCCGCAAGAGTTGATGTTGTGTTGAAAGAAGTGATGGATCTTTTGGGTTGCGATGAAAAGGACGTGCTTAAAGTTTCGGCAAAGACAGGCGAAGGAGTAGATGAACTTATCGCAGAGATAATCAAACGTATTCCTGCTCCTGTTCACGGTTCTGAATCAGGGTCGCGAGCGCTTGTTTTTGACTTTGAATATTCCAATCATCAGGGCGTTATTGTGTATGCCAGAGTAACTGACGGCTCATTTAAGAAGGGCGATGAGCTCGTTTTGATTGCCGGTAAAGAAAAATTTATTGCCGGAGAGGTTGGCATCTTTACTCCAGAGAGGAAAGAAATTTCCATTTTAAACGAGGGCGAGACTGGTTATATCGTTACAAATATAAAAAAGCCGAATGTTGCCGTAGTCGGCGATACGGTTACTTCTTTTAAGAAGCCTCTTCCTCCTCTTTCCGGATATTTCAAGCCGAGCCCCGTTGTCTGGGCAAGTATTTATCCTGAAGGGCAAGATGATTTTGACGATTTAAAACAGGCTCTTATGAAGCTAAGCCTTTCTGATTCATCGCTTGAGTTTGAGGAAGAGACTCAGGGGGCGCTTGGGAGAGGATTTCGCTGCGGTTTTTTGGGAATGCTTCACTTGGAGATAGTGCTTGAGCGCCTAAAGAGAGAATTTTCTTTGGATCTTATAACCGCTTCGCCTACTATTTCTTATGAAGTGGAATTTGTTTCCGGCAAGAAAGAGATTATTCGTTCACCTATTTTTTTTCCGGAAACGCATTTAATTAAAAAAGTTTTTGAGCCGTGGGTTAATTTTGAGATTATTACCACCTCGGAAAAAGTGGGAGATATTATGAAGCTTTGTTACGAGCATGAGGCTCTGGTTGCAGACACAAATCAGTTTGGAAAAGAAAGGATTTCAATGAATGGAGAGATGCCTCTTCGCGAACTTATGAGAGGTTTTTTTGATAAGCTTAAGAGCGTATCTTCGGGGTATGCGTCTATCTCTTATAAAATAGGCGATATGAGGGAGGCTGATGTGGTGAAACTTGAGATACTTGTGGCCGATGAGCCGATTGTCGCCTTTACTAAAATAATATCAAGAAGGAGAGTAAACATAGAGGCAGAAGAAGCTGTTGAGAAACTGCATAAAATCTTGCCTAGGCAACTTTTTGTCATTAAAATCCAGGCCAAAGCGCTTGGCAGGATAATCTCTTCTCGGGCAATATCCGCGATGAAGAAAGATGTTACCGGATATCTTTACGGAGGAGATATCTCCAGGAAAAAGAAGTTATGGGAAAAACAGAAAAAAGGCAAGAAAAAAAAAGAGGCTTTTTCTAAGGTAAACATTCCTCAAGAAGTTTTCTTAAAGATGATGAAAAGTTAGAAGAGTGGCGCTATTGTAAATAGGACCATACCTATTACAGCAAGGAGTGATATGCTTATCCAGATAAGTTGACTCCTCTTTTTTTGTTTATTGGTTTTCATTGTCTGCTATAATATAACAATAATGAGAGAATTTCAACAAAGGAGAATATTGCGGCGCTTGATGTATTCTAATGTTTCCATCTTTTTTTTATTGGTGATTTTTATATTTTTTATTTTTTCTATCGCAGATGTTTATAATAAGAGCAGGGAGGCGATTAAGAAGAATGAAGAAGTCAGTAGTGAGTTAAATGATATAAAGTCAAAGAAGGATTATTTTGAAGCGGAGATAGATCGTCTTAATACTAATGCCGGTATTGAAGATGAGCTTCGTGATAAATTTCAGATAGCCAAACCGGGCGAGAGGGTGATCATTATCGTTGATGACAAGAAAGATGACAGTGAAGACGCCACTCCGAGAAAAAGCTTAAATTGGTTTTGGAATATTTTTGGCCGATAAATGAAGCCCTGTCTCATATTTCAACGCCTGCCTGCCGGCAGGCAGGGCTAGAACATGACTTAACCTCAAGGGTGGTTGACATAATGCCTATATAAAGTATCATAAACAGTAGCGCCTGAGAGGGCGTTTTAAATTAGAATTTATGAAATTAACGGATTATTTAAGAGATACTAAAGGAGAATTAAAGCATGTTAAATGGCCTTCCAAGAAGGATACTGTTCGGTTTACCATTGTTGTGATAGCGATATCAATTTTTGTCGCGCTTTATCTGGGTTTCTTTGATTTTATCTTCGGTTATATCATAGATAAATTGATTATTTAATCATCAAAATTCGTCTAGATGGATTATTTATTTTAAAAAAGATATGGCAAAACAGGAATTACAAACAGGAAGAAATTGGTATGCTATTCATACTTACGCCGGGTATGAGGATGC
This region of Patescibacteria group bacterium genomic DNA includes:
- a CDS encoding TraM recognition domain-containing protein, whose translation is MIKNLPFNSSSIPYDIVLIALILGILLVLIYWLILFFLHRSSFKHRLIWSLNMALVEITLPHQEAEKDQTKTFKDIISVMEEFYSGMIAIKDMKGSWFEDNPYFVLEIGLPANGTEVSFFSAVPRAKIQIFEKHLHALFPSAKLREVKDDYNIFRYEGENAGAIGSLSTYDVLPIKTYDKFNADPLSTIINTFSKLKKEGEGAALQLVVSPAPNTFLLKKVKSTLDKVRKGETLSKAMSKEGWLDAVFSLIDEIILGNTPKKKDENKDPITADEEIKKLLEEKASRHILSSNIRLIASSRDKGKAESILNEIESAFLQFSAPHGNSLKFKRLKGKALRNLFLEFSFRLFNKKMIIPLNTAELTSIFHFPVGITSSPHLKQARLNEAPAPQNMPEDGVVVGENNFHGDKNLVYIGEDDRRRHLYIIGQTGTGKTSLMKNMIAQDIKEGRGVCYIDPHGSDIEDILSIIPKERIEDVIYFDPANTAMPMGLNMLEYDPLYPDQKTFVVNELLGIFNKLFDMKVAGGPMFEQYFRNATMLAIDDPKSTATLIDISRVLSDKDFRDRKIAACLNPVVKSFWRDVAEKAGGEASLSNIVPYITSKFDTFISNDVMRPILVQKNSSFNFRRIMDDQKILLINLSKGRLGDLNSNLLGLIIVGKILMASLSRVNMPERERKDFYLYIDEFQNVTTDSISTILSEARKYHLDLIVANQFIGQIEENIRKAIFGNVGSIASFRVGAEDAEFLKTQFEPTFSARDLINIDNYNAYVKLLVNGQPAKPFNLKTFAFKNGDYQLPEKIKEFSSLKYGRPRNLIEMEINENYK
- a CDS encoding redoxin domain-containing protein encodes the protein MENLINKKVTDMEFEVYQNEDTKKVRLADYKGKWVALVFYPADFTFVCPTELEELANSYDLFKKEGAEIISVSTDTVFVHKAWHDNSPAIKKIKYPMAADPTGNLSREFGAYIEEEGLALRGSFLINPEGIVKAYEIHDNSVGRSARELLRKLQAAKFVAEHSGNVCPASWEPGKDTLKPGMDLVGKI
- a CDS encoding MerR family DNA-binding transcriptional regulator; translation: MKRRMGIKYLTIKEASLLLGVSPQTLRIWDEIGKFEAKRDSKNNYRIYRIPEIESFIKKNNFKISTNKRLIIDE
- a CDS encoding rubrerythrin translates to MLSNIPINLDEVKKEDIDKEILRVAIIAELDAVSLYEQLAANTQSEDIKKVLLDVAKEEKTHVGEFQTLLLGIDKEQERELEEGRKEVEEELK
- a CDS encoding ATP cone domain-containing protein, translating into MVKGVEATKNVSKLIKSIKKRDGKIVPFDINRISSAVGKAMKSTGEGGEFDAHRIAEKVVLYLYKTNIKNKYFIPTVEEVQDTVERELIWEDFADTAKAYIIYRDRRAQVRAQESQVPENVKKLTEESSKYFKNQLAEFIFYRTYARWVESEGRRETWIETVDRYIDFMKENLKGKLSDVEYKEVREAILRQDAMPSMRLFQFAGKPARETNVCAYNCSFIAPSRLQDFGEIMYILMCGTGLGFSVESRNVQALPQIKEQSGKKLPVYVIADSKEGWADAIVHGMKTWFDGNDVEFDYSKLRPAGARLKTFGGRSSGPDPLRQVLEFTREKILKKQGRRLLNIDVHDIVCKIGEVVVSGGVRRSALISLSDLDDVEMRDAKKGQFYLAEPHRMLANNSAVYLEKPSNEEFMDEWVALMKSRSGERGIFNRGGLLKTIPERRIKVLGGHINDLGVNPCGEIILQPRQFCNLSEIVARAIDDEKSLLKKMKIAVILGTYQSTLTNFKYLSKEWKENCEKERLLGISITGQWDCPAVRDGKVLEKLKNEAVRLNKIYAKKFGVNQSTSITCIKPSGTLSQLVDSSSGMHPRHAKYYIRRVRISATDPLFKMMKDQKFPYKPEVGQNMDEAHTFVLEFPVKAPSGSIFKDDMNAIEQLEHWKMVKNYYTEHNPSVTISVGENEWLGVSNWLYENWDLVGGLSFLPREDHVYLLAPYEAISKERYEEMVNKLGKIDFSRIVLHEAQDNTEVKKELACAAGTCEI
- a CDS encoding Fe-Mn family superoxide dismutase, encoding MKYETKNFEALIGTEGFSDTLLKNHFTLYEGYVANFNKLNDILIAMEKEDKFGSPEFAELNRRFGWEFNGMRLHELYFGNISKVGKEINKNADLYKKIEEEWGSYDMWEKDFRSMGAMRGIGWVILYYDKESGRLFNVWVNEHDVGHLSGATPLLVMDVFEHAFLTDYGLKRADYIANFMKVIDWNTVESRLR